One part of the Vicia villosa cultivar HV-30 ecotype Madison, WI linkage group LG6, Vvil1.0, whole genome shotgun sequence genome encodes these proteins:
- the LOC131611131 gene encoding LOB domain-containing protein 41-like, whose product MRMSCNGCRVLRKGCSENCSIRPCLQWIKNPESQANATVFLAKFYGRAGLMNLVNAGPEHLRPAIFRSLLYEACGRIVNPIYGSVGLLWSGSWQLCQAAVEAVLKGAPITPITSEAATHGRGPPLKAYDIRHVSKDENSAASMELTQQRVKTRSRKRSSLAKPKLQEEVKNGNDDRRIEFGSVEPVEPVQEVFVNRAASHESSISHQSEAVNATAAVDLESKESESMASVETAETSMNLFRDEPESNRNLKRTDRTGEENVGLELTLGLEPVSRVYHVVPVKKRRVELKDCGGGSWNVELGLQYPV is encoded by the exons atgcggATGAGTTGTAACGGTTGTCGAGTACTAAGAAAAGGTTGCAGTGAAAATTGTAGCATAAGACCATGTTTACAATGGATAAAAAACCCTGAATCACAAGCTAACGCCACTGTCTTTTTAGCTAAATTCTACGGTCGTGCCGGCCTCATGAACCTCGTCAACGCCGGTCCCGAACATCTTCGCCCAG CAATTTTTAGATCATTGTTGTACGAAGCATGTGGTCGAATAGTGAACCCAATTTACGGTTCAGTTGGTTTGTTATGGTCTGGGAGCTGGCAGCTATGTCAAGCTGCGGTGGAAGCCGTTTTAAAAGGCGCGCCGATTACGCCGATTACATCAGAAGCAGCTACTCATGGAAGGGGTCCACCACTGAAGGCCTACGACATACGCCACGTGTCGAAAGACGAGAACTCGGCTGCGTCGATGGAGTTGACGCAGCAGCGAGTCAAGACTCGATCTCGTAAGAGGTCGAGCTTGGCTAAGCCGAAGTTACAAGAGGAGGTGAAAAATGGAAATGATGATAGGAGAATTGAATTCGGTTCGGTTGAACCGGTTGAGCCGGTTCAAGAGGTTTTTGTGAACCGGGCTGCGAGTCATGAGTCGTCGATTAGTCATCAGTCGGAGGCGGTGAATGCTACGGCGGCCGTGGATTTGGAGAGTAAAGAGAGTGAAAGTATGGCTTCCGTTGAAACGGCGGAGACGTCAATGAACTTGTTTAGAGATGAACCGGAGTCGAACCGGAATTTGAAGCGGACGGACCGAACCGGTGAGGAAAATGTTGGGTTAGAGCTGACTCTTGGGTTGGAACCGGTTTCACGTGTATATCATGTGGTTCCTGTTAAGAAAAGAAGGGTTGAGTTGAAGGATTGTGGTGGCGGTTCGTGGAATGTGGAGTTGGGGCTTCAGTATCCGGTTTAG